GTGATGGTGGACGTCTTTCAGCGAGCCAGGCGGTAGACCCGACCCCGGCGCTCGTCCTTCTCGGACGTGACGTCGAGCCCAAGCCGCTTCTTGAGCGCGCCAGCGATGGCGCCTCGAACGGTGTGATGCTGCCAGCCGGTCGCCTCGGCGATCTCGGGAATGGTGGCACCCTCCCGCGCTTCGAGCATAGCGATCAGCGCGGCCTGCTTGGTGCCGGGCCGGGTCTTCGGAGTGGTGTTCTTGGGCGCGCCCGGTTCCTCCGGGCCGGCGATGCTGGCGCTCGGCTCTTTCGGCGTCGGGGCGATGCCGATCGCGCGGAGCCCCGCGTCCGTCGCGACGAGTGTTTCGCCGTCCTCGCGGACGAGGCCTCGCGCGAGGAGCGCGGTCGTGACCTTCTTCGCGGCACCGCCCTTGATGTGCTCCGGCAGGGGCAGGATCTGAAGGCCGGGCCGCTCAGCGGCGGCGGTGAGGACGGCGCGCTGGGTATTGGTGAGTTCGGTCATGGTCGGGTCTCCTTCCGCGCCCGGACGATCGGGCGCTCCTACGACCGCGAGCCGCGCGTCCCGGGTGGGAGCGCAGCCGGCGGCGCGAGGCGCCGCGGTCAGTAGGGAAGCTCGGCCATGATGGCGTAGTCGGCCACGAGGCCCGTCAAATACGGCAACCCATGCGGGATCCCGGTCTCGCGGCTCATACGGCGGCCGATGCGCCAACCCATCCAGCGCTGGGTCGCAGCGTTGATCGCTTCGCCGAGCGGAAGCCCGCGGACCAGCTCGCTGACGACGTCATCGGCGAAGTGCCGGCCGTGGCGGGAGTCGAGGAAGTCCCGCACGCCCTCGGGCGAGCACGTGGTGGCCCTGGCGATCGTCTCGGAGGCGATCGTCCATGCGGCGGCGGTGTCGGTCGCGTGCTCACAGCGTTCGATCGTGCCCCAGAAGCCCCACGCTTCGTTGTTGGTCGAAAGGGTCGTTTCGATGGTCATCGGCGTCGGCTCCAGCGCGGCTCGTGAGCGCTATACACGCTCTGATTGCCGTCGAAGCCAAGCGGATAACCCGATCAGATCATTGCTCTTTCTGATCCGATGAAGGGATTGAGCGAGCGTCAGTACGCAGCCCGGATCGGGCTCTCGCGCGGAGCCGTGCAGAAGGCGAAGTCGGCCGGCCGGCTCGTCCTGCACGACGATGGCTCGATTGACCCGGATCGGTCGGACGCGCTCCGCGCTGACACCACGGACGTGTCGAAGAGCCGGCCGGCGGAGCGGTCGACGATGAAGCGCCCGGCCGGCATGCGAGCGGTCCCGGAGGCCGCGCTGTCGGGCGTGAGCGAGACGCTGAAGGAGAACGGGCTGGCGGCGCCACCGTCCACGGGCGGCACGACGTTCCTGCAGGCGAAGACGGCGCACGAGGTGCTGAAGGCCCAGGAGCGCCGGATCCGGCTGTCGAAGCTCAAGGGCGACCTGGTTGACCGGGACCGGGCGAAGGCGATGGTGTTCAAGCTGGCGCGGGAGGAGCGCGATGCCTGGGTGACGTGGCCGGCACGCGTGGCGGCGCTGATGGCGGCCGAGCTGGGAACCGACGTCGGCGCCACGCAGAGGGTTCTGGAGAGCCATGTCCGCGCCCACCTCGAGGAGCTTGCGGAGCTCCGCGTCGCTTTCCGTTGAGATCGAGACCTTTGATGGCGCGGAAGATCTCGCGAAGGCCTGGCGCCAGGGTCTCACACCGGATCCGGCATTCACGGTCTCCGAATGGGCGGACCGGCATCGTTGGCTCTCGTCGCGAGCATCGGCGGAGCCGGGTCGCTATCGGACCGACCGGACGCCATACATGCGCGCCATCATGGACGCGCTGAGCCCGAGCCACCCGGCGCAGCGGGTCGTGTTCATGAAGGCGGCGCAAGTCGGCGCGACGGAGGCCGGCAACTGCTTCATCGGGTTCGTGATGCATCACGCGCCCGGCCCGATGCTGGCGGTGCAGCCGACGGTTGAGCTGGCGAAGCGCAATTCGCGGCAGCGGATCGACGCGCTAATCGAGGAGAGCCCGGCGCTGCGCGAGCGGGTGCAGCCGGCGCGATCGCGGGACGCTGGCAACACGCAGCTTTCGAAGGACTTTCCGGGCGGCGTGCTTGTGATGACCGGCGCGAACTCGGCGGTCGGCCTGCGCTCGATGCCGGCGCGGTACGTCGTCCTCGACGAGGTCGACGCCTACCCGGCGTCCGCCGATGAGGAAGGCGATCCCGTGGCCCTTGCCGAGGCCCGTTCGCTGACCTTCGCGCACCGGCGCAAGGTGTTCCTGGTGTCGACGCCGACCATTCGCGGCGTCAGCCGGATCGAGCGGGAGTACGAGGCGAGCGACCAGCGGCGGTTCTTTATGCCGTGCCCGCTGTGCGGCCACATGCAGTGGCTGCGCTTCGAGCGTCTGCGGTGGGAGAAGGGTCGGCCGGAGACGGCGGCGTACCACTGCGAGGACTGCGAGCAGGCGTTCGCCGAGCATCACAAGGCGGCGATGCTCGGCGCTGGCGAATGGCGGGCAACGGGCACGAGCCAGGATCCGCGGACGATCGGCTTCCACCTGTCGGCGCTTTATTCGCCGCCGGGATGGAAGTCCTGGGCGGACATCGCGCGGGACAAAGAGATGGTCGCCGGGTCGGACGAGGCAGAGCGCGTGTTCCGCAACACCGTGCTCGGCGAGACGTGGGTCGAGACCGGGGACGCGCCCGATTGGCAGCGGCTCGCCGACCGGCGGGAGCACGGGACTGCGGGGATCGTGCCCGCCGGCGGCCTGTTCCTGACGGCCGGCGCGGACGTCCAGAAGGACCGCATCGAGGTCGACGTCTGGGCGTGGGGGCGCGGGCTAGAGAGCTGGCTCGTCGAGCACGTTGTGATCGAGGGCGGCCCCGGCTCGGAAGCGTGTTGGCACGGTCTGAACGAGCTGCTCGGCCGGGCCTGGCCGCACGAGAACGGATCGTCGCTGACGATCGTCCGGCTCGCCATCGACACGGGCTACGAGACGCCGGCGGTGTACGCGTGGGCGCGGCAGGTTGGCTTCGCACAGGTGGCGCCGGTGAAGGGCGTCGAGGGGTTCAACAGGGCGAGCCCCGTCACGGGACCGACGTTCGTCGATGCGACCGTCGGTGGCAAGCGGCTGCGCAGAGGCGCACGTCTCTGGACCGTCGCCTCTTCGACCTTCAAGGCGGAGACCTACCGCTTCCTGCGGCTCGATCGCCCCGCGGCCGATGACGTCGAGGGCAGTGCATCGTTCGCGCCGGGCACCGTCCACCTCCCGCGCTGGGCGGACAGCGAGTGGCTGAAGCAGCTCGTCGCCGAGCAGCTCGTCACGGTGAGGAACAAGCGCGGTTTCGCCCGGCTCGAATGGCAAAAGCTGCGCGAGCGCAACGAGGCGCTGGACTGCCGTGTCTACGCCCGCGCCGCCGCATGGATCGCGGGCGCGGATCGATGGTCGGACGCGCATTGGCGTGAGCTGGAGCGGCACGTCGCGGCACCCGAAGGCGATGAGCAGGCGGCGCCCGCGAACACGATCCCGCGTCCCATGGCGCGGCGGCGAACGGTCCAATCGAGCTACATGCGGTGAGGCTCAGCGAAAGATCAGGCGGACGATGGCAAGCACCGCCACGGCTCCGACGAGAGCAACGAGCAGGATCAGGACCAGCCCGCCCGCGGCGAGCACGCCGGTCGCTAGCACCGCCACGATCAAGGGGAGCAGCAGCGCGCCGACCACGCCGACCACGATGTTGCGGACCTTGTTGCGGCCGCCTTGGACTGCCGATGCGAGGAACCCCGCGAGCACGCCGACCACAACGAGGAAGATCAGCCCGATCGTTCCCAGCGCCTGAAAGAACTCTTCCAATCCCGACTCCGTCAGCTTGAGGTCTTAATCCAGCTGACCGTCGCACGGGCTGACCTCGCTGCACAGGCTCCGGACGAATGGACCACCATGGCCACTCTTGAAGAATTGAGGACGCGCCGCGAGGCTCTGTTGGCCTCGCGTGCGAGCGGCGTCGCGCGCGTCAGCTACGACGGCAAGACCGTAGACTATCGCAGCCTCGCCGAGATCGACCGCGCCATCGAGGCGCTGGATCGCGAGATCGCGGCGGCCGAGGGGCGGAGGATCCTGCGCCACCTCCGCGTCGTGAGCGACAAGGGGCTCTGAGCTTGCCGCTGCTGGATGGGCTTCGGCGCCGGCTCGGCGGGCCGACGACTGCGCGGTCACGCCTTGAAGGTGCCATGGCGCAGCGACGGCTCCGCGGATGGCAGCCGCCGCTGGAGAACATCAACTCGCTGGTCGCGTCGGGCGGTCCGCGTTTGCTCGCGCGAGCCCGCGAGCTGGTTGTGACGAACGGCTACGCGGCCAACGCGTGTGAGGCATTCGCCTCCAACCTCGTCGGCGACGGCATCAAACCATCATCGCTGATCACCGATCCGGCGCTTCGCGACGAGGTCCAGCGGCTGTGGCTCGCTTGGACCGACGAGGCGGACGTCGACGGCCTGACCGACTTCTACGGCCTGCAGGCGATGGTCGCTCGCGAGATGTTCGTGGCCGGTGAGTGCTTCGTCCGGATCCGGCCGCGCCGGCTCGAGGACGAACTGTCGGTCCCGCTGCAACTGCAGCTACTTCAATCGGAGATGCTGCCGTTCGAGATGACTGAGGCGCTGGAGGGCGGGCGGCGCATTCGCTGCGGGATCGAGTTCGATGCCATCGGACGGAGAACGGCCTACCACTTCCGCCGGAGCCACCCCGGCGACAGCACCGATCACCGTGTCGGCACGTTCGAGACGGTGCGGGTGCCGGCGTCCGATGTGCTGCACATCTACCGGCCGATCGACGCGGGCCAGTTGCGCGGCCTTCCGCACGTTGCGCCTGCGATGGTGCGGCTGTTCCTGCTCGACCAGTACGACGACGCCGAGCTCGACCGGAAAAAGACGGCGGCGATGTTCGCCGGCTTCATCACGAAGACCGCGCCGGAAGAGGCACTGCTCGGCGGTGTCGAGGTCGCGGAGGACGGCACTGGTACGGTCAGCCTGGAGCCGGGCACGCTGCAAGTGCTGCTCCCCGGCGAGGACGTGAAGTTCTCGTCGCCCGCAGACGTCGGCGGCGGTTTCGAGGCGTTCCAGTACCGGACACTGCTGGCGGTCTCGGCCTCGCTCGGTCTGCCGTACCACCTGGTCACCGGCGACGTCCGGCAGGCAAACTACTCAAGTCTGCGCGCGGAGCTGGTCGAGTTCCGTCGGCGAGTCGAGCAGCTGCAGCACGGCGTCATCGCCTTCCAGCTGTGTCGCCCCGTCTGGCAGCGATGGCTCGACACCGCGGTGCTCGCCGGCGCGTTGAGGTCGACCGAGACGCCGGCCGAGCTTCGCCCGGTGCAGTGGATCCCGCCAAGGTGGGACTGGGTCGATCCGCTGAAGGACATCCAGGCGCAGGTGCTCGCCATCGAGTCCGGCCTGCTGTCGCGCCGCAAGGCGGTCGAGGCGACCGGCTACGACATCGAAGAGATCGACCGGGAGAACGCGGCCGACGCCACTCGCGCCGCGGATCTCGGCCTCGCCTACCGCACCAGCCCCGGCGAGACGCAGGGGGCGCGGGCGACGCCCCAGCAGACCCCGGACCCCAACGAGGAGTGACCGCATGCGGTCTTGGTACACGATCCGCGCCCTCGCCGAGAGCGCGGAGGTCGCGATCTATGACGAGATCGGCGCCTTCGGCGTCTCGGCGAAGGCATTCCTGGACGAGCTCGGCGGACTGCCCGATGAGCAGCGCATCACGCTGCGCATCAACAGCCCCGGCGGCTCGGTCTTCGACGCGGTCGCGATCCACAACGCGCTGAAGCGGCACCCGGCCGGCGTGACCGTCTGGATCGACGGCATCGCCGCTTCGGCCGCGTCGTACATCGCCATGGCCGGCGACGAGGTCGTCATGCCGGCGAACGCGTTCCTGATGATCCACGATCCGAGTGGCATGGTGCTCGGCACCGCCGGCGACATGCGCGCGATGGCCGAGGCGCTGGACAAGATCAAGACGAGCCTGGTGGCGGGCTACGCCGCAAAGTCTGGCGGGACCGACGCGGACATTGCCGAGCTCATGCGCAGGGAGACTTGGTTCGACGCCGAGGAGGCGGTCGCGCTGGGGTTCGTGGACCGTGTGGCCGAGCCGGTTCGAATCGCGGCGCGGTTCGACGTTGGCCGCTTCCGCAATGCGCCGCCCGAGCTGGTTGAGGAGGTGGGGCAAGTGGAGGCCATCGAAGCGTCCGACGATGATGGCGCGGCGGCGTCAGATGAGGAAGACGGCGATACCGCCCGTGCGAAGGCCGAGACCGAGCCGGAGTCCGCAGCGGCGCCGACCGAGCCCGATCCGCCGATGCCGTCCCCACATCCATCCGCTGCGGCCATCCGTTCGGAGGCGATGGCGCAAGCCCGTGCCGTCGTTGACCTCTGCACGCTCGCCGGTCTGCCGCAGATGGCGAGCCGCTTTCTTGCCGACGGCGTGCCCATCGACGAGGTTCGCGCCGCGTTGCTTGCCGCCCGCGCCGACGCTGGAGTGGAGATCGATGCGCACCACACCCAGCCCGGCCGCACGGTCGGCGCACGACCCTGGGGCGAGGTGATCGCCTCCACCTTCAAGCCCAAAGGATGAACCGATGACCGTACTGACCGAAGGCCGCCATCCCGGCGGCTTTCTCGTCTGGGAGGCGTTCCGCGACTACTGCCACGAGGTGGTGACGGTGGCCTCCGGCACGCTCGAGCCCGGCACCGTGCTCGGCAAGATCACCGCGTCGGGCAAATACGCCGCCCATGATCCCGACGCCTCCGACGGCACCGAAACTGCCGTTGCCGTCCTCTGGGGCCATGCCGACGCCAGCGGCGGCGACACGCTCGCCGTGGCGCTCGTCCGTGGCCCCGCCATCGTCAACCAGCACGATCTCGTCTTCGCCGGCACGCCGTCGGCCGGCGAGATCGCCGCCGCTTACACCGCGCTCGCCGCGGCCGGCATCATCGTGCGCTGAAGGAGCCCCTGATGGCCGCCATGGACATCTTCGAAGGCGATGCCTTCTCCATCATCGAGCTCACCCGCGCGCTCGACAACATTCCATTCAAGCCGGCGACGCTGTCCGGATCGGGGCTTTTCGCGGACCGCGGCGTGCGCTCCCGCACAGTCGTCATCGAAAGCCGCGATGGCACGCTCTCGCTGATCCCGTTCTCCGAGCGCGGATCGGCCTACGAGCAGCAGGTCCCCGAGCGCCGTGACGTGCGCGCCTTCGTCTGCCGGCAGTTCAAGAAGCAGGACGTCATTTGGGCGTCGGAGATCCAGGGCATCCGCGCCTTTGGCTCCGACAGCGAGACCCAGCAGGTCCAGGGCGAGGTCGCACGCCGCCTTCGCCGCCTCCGGTCCGACGCCGAAGCGACTTTCGAGTACCACCTCCTGAACGGCATCCAGGGTCTGGTGAAGGATCCGAAGGACGCGTCGACGGTCGTCAACTACTTCACCGAGTTCGCGATCACGCCGTCGGCCGAGGTCGACTTCGATCTCGACAACGCGACGCCTGCCTCCGGTGCGCTCCGCAAAAAGTGCCAGTCGCTGATCGAGAGCGTCGAGGAGGGTCTCGGCGGGCTCGCCACCGGCTCCGTCATGCTGCGCGCCGAGTGCGGCTCGTCCTTCTTTGCGGATCTCGTGGCGCACAAGGAGGTGCGCGAGACCTACCTCAACACGGCGGCGGCTGCCGATCTGCGGAGCCGTGTTGCGGACGAGGTCAGCTTCGGCGGGATCACCTTCCGGCGCTACCGGGGCAACGCTGCTTTCGGCGTGCCGGCGGACAAGGCGTTCTTCTATCCCGAGGGCGTCGAGGGCCTGTTCGAGATCTACTACGCCCCAGCCGACACGTTCGAGACCGTCAACACGCTCGGCCTGCCGCTCTACGCCCGAGCCATCCCCGATCGAGACCGCGACGAGTGGGTGCGGCTCGAGATCGAGAGCAACCCGCTCCCGATCTGCACCCGGCCGCAGGCGCTCCGGACCGGCAAGCGGACCTGATGAGCGCGCTCGCCGCCGCGTTCGACGCGATGTTCGCCGACCCCAACGTTGGGCGGGACGCTGTCTACACGCCCGCGGGCAGCGAGCCTGTCCCGGTGCGGATCGTGCCCCGCCGAGCCGACACGATCAGCGAGTTCGGCGAGGCGCGGGTGTGGTCGGAGACGGTCCGCCTCGACGTCCGCGTCAGCGCAGTCGCCGAGCCGCGTCCTGGCGACGGCTTCGAGATCGATGGCGAGGCCTTCGTCGTCCAGGGCGAGCCGGTCCGCGATCGCGAGCGGTTGGTCTGGACAATTGAGCTGCGGCCGGCATGAAACTCGATCTCAAGGTCGTCCCCGATCTCGCGACGCTGATGGCGGAGGAGATCGAAGCGGCCGAACGCGCGGTCACCACCGGTGTGGGAGAGAGAGGTCGGCGTTCGGCTGAAGGGCAACTGGCGGGCGCAAGTCGTCGGGGCGGGTCTCGGCCCGCGGCTTGGCAACACGATCCGCAGCGAGCGGTATCCGAAGCAGGGCACGAGCATCCGAGCCGCCGCGCTCGTCTGGTCGAAGGCGCCTGTCATCGTCGGTGCCCACGACCGGGGCGCGACGATCCGGCCGAGGTCGGGCCTTTGGCTCGCCATACCGTTGCCCGTCGCGCGGGAGCGCATTCGGCGTGGGCCTCTGACACCGTCCATCTGGGAACGCAAGACGGGGACCAGCCTGCGCATTGTGCGGCGTCGATATGGGCCGAGCTTGCTCGTCGCGGATAATGTCCGGGTGACGAAGTCGGGACGGATCCGGTCGAACGTCACCCGGCGGAAGGACGGCACGACCTACAGCCGGCTCGCCGGCCGATCGTCCGCCCCGATCTTCCTGTTGGTGCCGCAGGTTCGCCTGCGAAAGCGGTTGGATCTTGATCGCGACGCGCGAGCGGCCGAGGCGGCGCTGCCGGGCGCGATTGTCTCCAACTGGGTCGAGGGGCGGCTCAGCTGACGATCACTATGGCCACCTCAGTCTCGTTGGCATATATTGCCATCCAAGTTGGAGGCTTCCCATGGTGACCCGCAACGTCGTGCTGACCGAAACGCAGTCCGCCCTTCTCGACAGGTTGATTGATGAGGGGCGGTACCAGAACGCGAGCGAGGCGATGCGGGCAGGTTTGCGTCTCCTCGAGCGCGAGGAAGCCGAAATGGGTGAGTTGCGAGCCCGAGTCGAGCGCGGTCTCGACGAGGCGCGCCGCGGCGATCTCGCCGAAGGCTCTGGCGAAGATGCGGTCCGCAGAGCGTTCGCCCGCGCCCGCTCCGAGGCGTGACCACGAAGCCGTGGCGGCTGACGCGGCAGGCGGAGGCCTCGCTGACCGACATTGCTCGGTGGACGATCGACACCTTCGGAACCCGCCAGGCCGACGCGTACGAGGCCGATCTCATCGACCGCTGCACCGCGATCGCGAACGGCTTGGCGGTGTCACAGAGCTGCAGGGCGCTGATCGATCTTAACCTGCCCGAAGACCTGCGCTTCGCACGCGCCGGCCAACACTTCATCGTCTTCGTCGAGGACCCCGAGCAGGTGATCATCCTCGATTTCCTCCACGCCCGCAGTGACCTTCCCGCGAGGCTGGAGCGCTTGAACACTCGCTCCAGCGAGCGCTGATCCCTTCAAGGAACCTCGTGTCGGCCCGTGAACACATCCTGCAGGCGCTGCTCGGCGCCCTGCAAACGATCTCGTCCGCCGCCGCGCTCCGCGGCGAAGTCCTGCCAGAGCGGGTGCCGCCGGACGACGGGCTGCTGATCCTCCGAGATGGCGATCCGGGCGACCCCGACGTGACGCTTTCGCCGCGGACCTACCACTACGAGCACCGGGCGGAGGTCGAGGCTATCGTCGCGCCGCGCCAGCCGACCGACCGGGACGAAGCGCTCGACGATCTTCTCACCGCCCTCGGCACCGCGATCGCGGCGGACCGTACCCTCGGCGGCCTCTGCGACTGGATCGAGGCGAGCGCGCCGCGGCCGGTCGATCTCCCGGTCGAAGGCGCGCCGACGATGAAGGCGGCGATCGTCCCGATCACGCTGACCTACTCCACGGCCGACCCGCTCGGCTGAACCCTTTCGCACAAGGACAAACCCTATGGCACGCGCGATTGGAGCGCGGGCGCAGATGGCGCTCGCGTTCGAGAGCGTCTACGGCACCGCGCCCGCGAGCGGCTTCCACCGCATGCCGTTCGCGAGCTCGACGATCGGGTCGGAGCAGCCGCTGCTCAACTCCGAGCTTCTCGGCTACGGCCGCGATCCACTCCCGCCGGTGAAAGACGCGGTCACGGCTGACGGCGATGTCGTCGTCCCGATCGATGCCGAAGCCTGGGGCGTCTGGCTGAAAGGCGCGTTCGGCAGCCCAACCACAACCGGCACCGGCCCCTACACGCATGAGTTCCGGTCCGGCTCCTGGACGCTGCCCTCGATGGCGATCGAGACGGCGATGCCGGACGTGCCGCATTTCGCCATGGCGACCGGCTGTGTCGTCGATCGCCTCACGTGGCAGATGCAGCGCTCCGGCCTGCTCACCGCCACCGTAGGCCTGATTGCGCAGGGCGAGGCGGTCGCATCGAGCACCGGCGCAGGCGCGCCGTCGGATTGGTCGCTGAAGCGCTTTGGCCACTTCGCCGGCTCGATCAGCCGTGACGGTTCTGCCCTCGGCAACGTCGTCTCGGCGGAGGTCACATACGCCAACAACATCGACCGCATCGAGACCATCCGCGCGGACGGTCGCATCGACGGAGCCGACCCGTCCATCGCCGCGCTCACGGGCCGGCTCGATGTCCGTTTCGCCGACCAGACCCTGCTCAACCAGGCGATCAACGGCACCGCCGCCGAGCTGACCTTCGCCTACACGCTCCCATCCGGAGAGAGCTTCGAGCTCGTCGCCCACGCCGTCTACCTGCCGCGCCCGCGGCTGGAGATCTCCGGGCCGCAGGGCATCCAGGCGAGCTTCGACTGGCAGGCCGCGCGCGACCCCGTCGCCGGCCGCATGTGCACCGCAACCCTCGTCAACGACATTGAGGAATACTGATGCTTCGTCTCGATCTTCATCGCGAGCCGTTCTGGCTCGACCTCGCCGCCGGCGTCCGTGTCTGCCTCGCACCGCTCACCACCGCGCTGATGGTCTCTGCGCGCAACGACCCGGCCGTCCACGAGATGCCGGACGACGCGCCCGACGAGGACCGCGCGCTGGCTTACGCCAAGGCCATCGCGCGCCGCGCGCTTCTCGGCTGGGAGGGCGTCGGCGATGCCGATGGCGAGCCGGTCGACCCGACCTTCGACGGCATCGATGCGCTGCTCGATCTCTATCCCGTCTTCGAGGCCTTCCAGCTGAAGTACGTCAACAAGGGGCTCCTGCTCGACGCGGAAAAAAACGGCTCGCAGCCCTCGCCGAATGGCACTTCGGCGGCGGGCAAGAATACTGCGACGCCTGCCCGTCGCCGTGCCAAGAGTGCCCGGGCCGCCTGAACCTGCCGCAGACGATCGAGGGCTGGCAGGTGTGGGATCTGGCCCAGCGCATGGGCGGGCAGGTTCGTGTCGTACCCCGCGGCGTCGTCGGCTGGGACATGACCGCGGCGCTCGCCATGGCTGAAGCGCTCGGCGTCAGCGCGCTTGCCGCCGCTGAGATGCTGCCGGCGCTGGAGGCCGCAGCGGTGACCGCCATCACCAAGCAGATCGGATCGGAGAATGGCTGAAAAGCGCGTCAGCGTCCGCCTCGCTGCCGTCGGCGGACGCCAGGTGAAGGCCGAGCTGCAGGGCATCGGCGACACTGGCGGCAAGGCATTCGGCCGGCTCTCGCGCGAGATGGAGGCGGCGAATGCGCGAATGGCGTCGTTCGCCCGGGCGGCCAAAGTCGGTCTCACCGCAGCCGCGGCAGGGGCGACGGCCTCGCTCGGGCTCATCGTGCGGTCCGCCGCTGAAAGCGGCGCGCAGCTTCGCCAGTTCGTGCAGGTCGCTAACACCACGCCCGAGGGCTTCCAGCGTTGGTCGGGTGCCGCACGGACGGTCGGCATCGAGCAGGAGAAGCTCGCCGACATCCTGAAGGACGTGAACGACCGCGTCGGCGACTTCCTCCAGACTGGCGGTGGGCCGATGGCCGACTTCTTCGAGAAGGTCGCGCCGAAGGTGGGCGTCACCGCCGATCAGTTCGCGCGCCTGTCCGGTCCCGAGGCGCTGCAGCTCTACGTCGACACCTTGAAGCGTGCCGGCCTGTCGCAGCAGGAGATGACGTTCCACCTCGAGGCGATGGCCTCGGACGCGACGCGCCTTCTGCCGCTGCTGCGCGACGGCGGTGCGGAGATGCAGCGGCTCGGCGATCGCGCAACCGATCTGGGAGCCGTGCTCGATGCCGACGCGCTCAAGGCATTGCAGCGGACCGAGGTCGTACTCGACACGATGTCGCTGGTGATGGAGGGGCTGCGCAACCGGATCGCCGTCGTGGCGGCCCCGGCGGTCGAAGCGCTCGCTTCGGCCTTCGTCTCGCTGGCGTCGGCTGGCGGCATCGTTCGCACCGCCATCGAGACCATCATCGGCAACCTCGGCCGGCTCGCGACGTACGCCGCCACGGCTGCAGCGTTCTTCGCCGGACGCTGGGTCGCGGGAATGGTGGCGGCTGCGGTATCAGTGCGCGGCTTGGCTACGGCACTGGTCGTCCTCAGTGGCGCGCTGATCCGGACCGGCATCGGCGCGCTGATCGTCGGGGCTGGCGAGCTGATCTACCATTTCGGGCGCCTCGTCAGCAGCACGGGCGGCTTCGGCAACGCGCTATCGCTGCTCGGCGATGTGGCGACCGAGGTGT
This portion of the Acuticoccus sp. I52.16.1 genome encodes:
- a CDS encoding phage tail tube protein: MARAIGARAQMALAFESVYGTAPASGFHRMPFASSTIGSEQPLLNSELLGYGRDPLPPVKDAVTADGDVVVPIDAEAWGVWLKGAFGSPTTTGTGPYTHEFRSGSWTLPSMAIETAMPDVPHFAMATGCVVDRLTWQMQRSGLLTATVGLIAQGEAVASSTGAGAPSDWSLKRFGHFAGSISRDGSALGNVVSAEVTYANNIDRIETIRADGRIDGADPSIAALTGRLDVRFADQTLLNQAINGTAAELTFAYTLPSGESFELVAHAVYLPRPRLEISGPQGIQASFDWQAARDPVAGRMCTATLVNDIEEY
- a CDS encoding phage tail tape measure C-terminal domain-containing protein — encoded protein: MAEKRVSVRLAAVGGRQVKAELQGIGDTGGKAFGRLSREMEAANARMASFARAAKVGLTAAAAGATASLGLIVRSAAESGAQLRQFVQVANTTPEGFQRWSGAARTVGIEQEKLADILKDVNDRVGDFLQTGGGPMADFFEKVAPKVGVTADQFARLSGPEALQLYVDTLKRAGLSQQEMTFHLEAMASDATRLLPLLRDGGAEMQRLGDRATDLGAVLDADALKALQRTEVVLDTMSLVMEGLRNRIAVVAAPAVEALASAFVSLASAGGIVRTAIETIIGNLGRLATYAATAAAFFAGRWVAGMVAAAVSVRGLATALVVLSGALIRTGIGALIVGAGELIYHFGRLVSSTGGFGNALSLLGDVATEVWERIKAGGRALALALQSVWAWIEAGWLSVMERIQKSWAELLHRLARGLDGLPGFDETTLRVHGAAVMATSGFYELELAVGEADKRAKDLAASASEAAKAATAPLTSLAALGQTAEAAGADSEASLERAAKAAENLKDGVAQTAKAAKTAKREVAETAEVAKTGWSQARDALTDYAKQAMALGRQVGDTLVSAFRSAEEAFAEFVRTGKIDFRSLVSSMLVDMAKVAAQRFIFGPLSNALSAGIGRLGSVFAGVFHDGGIVGRPGPMRLAPSAAFAGAHRYHAGGVAGLRPDEMPAILQRGERVLSRRETAALDRERGAGGVNVTIVAKDAESFRQSRTQVAADVARAVALGRRGL
- a CDS encoding type II toxin-antitoxin system RelE/ParE family toxin, with translation MTTKPWRLTRQAEASLTDIARWTIDTFGTRQADAYEADLIDRCTAIANGLAVSQSCRALIDLNLPEDLRFARAGQHFIVFVEDPEQVIILDFLHARSDLPARLERLNTRSSER